The Pectobacterium parmentieri genome segment TTGCCATCGCGCAGATTTTCAACGTCATAAATAATCGGCTTCTGACTGTCGCCGGGTAACAAAAAGTAACTGTGGAAAGAGTGAATGTTGCGCTCGATAGGAACGGTCTGTTTGGCGGCTGACATCGCCTGCCCCACGACTTGCCCACCAAAGACCTGACGTAGCCCCAAATCATCGCTTTGTCCGCGAAATAGCCCTTCCTCGAGTTTCTCTAAATGCAAGAGGTCGAGAAGGTGTTGTAGTGATTGACTCATGGTATCGGCCTCAATGGATGTGGGGGCTGGTTATCTATTTGTTCTGTAAAACTTAAAATTTCTATTTATAGTTTTTACTATAATGAATGCACGGCTTTTAGAAAAATATCAGAATTTTGCACCATCATTATTGTGTTTATTGAATCATACTATTTGCGAGTGCCGGTTTTCGATGCCGGCAGTCTGACAATAATAAAGGAGACTGACCGAATGAAATTATGGCATATCTTAGGCAGTATCACGTTATCGATGACTCTGGTTGCTTGTGCACAGAGAAGTGATTATGGCGTTTCTCCTCAAACTGGCGCACCTGTTACCTCTGTTTCTTCACCGCGTCCGGCTGTCGCACTGCCTGCGGTAACGGGGACAGTGAATATCCGTCAGCGCATTGCCCTACCTCACAGCGCGGTTTTGACCGTTACGGTGTCTGATGCATCGCTGGCAGATGCGCCTTCAAAAGTGATTACTCAGAGTGTGACGCGTACAGAAGGAAATCAGGCTCCTTTCCAATTCGAGTTACCGTATAACCCGGCTGATATTCAGCCCAATGCGCGTATCTTACTCAGCGCGGCGGTTGCCATCGATAATCGTGTTGTCATGGTGACGGAGAACGTCTTACCCGTTATTAGCAACGGGATAAATAACGCCGATTTGGTATTGGTACCTGTTGCTTCCGTTCCGTTACCCGCGAAAAACCAGGGATCGATGATATCCAATCCGGTGAATGAAACCCCTCATATGCTTCAGGGGCAACCGGCTTCATCCTCTACGGTTCCTGCGCAGCCAGTCTGGTAATTCATCTGGATACGCGCCGCTATGGCGCGTATTGCCAGCGATATTTAGCAAGATCAATCTTACCCTGACGATTGAAAATCACGCCTTCCGCCTGTAGCGCTGATTTCTGACGTATGTAATCTCCACCGACGAGTGATATTTCGCCTTTACGATTGATTACCCGATGCCAAGGGAGTTTGCTGTCTTTCGGGAGGCGTTTTAACACTCCACCGACTTGCCTCGATGCTCTGGGGGAGTCGGCAAGTTGCGCGATGTCGCCATAGGTCGCTATTTTTCCATAGGGAATGGCTGCGACAATTTGAAAAACGCGTTGGCGGAAATTATCGTTTTCTTCTGACATCCGCGGAT includes the following:
- a CDS encoding YbaY family lipoprotein, translated to MKLWHILGSITLSMTLVACAQRSDYGVSPQTGAPVTSVSSPRPAVALPAVTGTVNIRQRIALPHSAVLTVTVSDASLADAPSKVITQSVTRTEGNQAPFQFELPYNPADIQPNARILLSAAVAIDNRVVMVTENVLPVISNGINNADLVLVPVASVPLPAKNQGSMISNPVNETPHMLQGQPASSSTVPAQPVW
- a CDS encoding MGMT family protein yields the protein MSEENDNFRQRVFQIVAAIPYGKIATYGDIAQLADSPRASRQVGGVLKRLPKDSKLPWHRVINRKGEISLVGGDYIRQKSALQAEGVIFNRQGKIDLAKYRWQYAP